A single genomic interval of Symphalangus syndactylus isolate Jambi chromosome 18, NHGRI_mSymSyn1-v2.1_pri, whole genome shotgun sequence harbors:
- the SHLD3 gene encoding shieldin complex subunit 3 codes for MTTEVILHYRPYESDPTQLPKIAEKAIQDFPTRPLSRFIPWFPYDGSKLPLRPKRSPPVISGEAAEDVKQYLTISEHDAKSHSYDCTVDLLEFQPCLKKQHLTWSHTLKEQTNSGNLGKQSEKGKQHKRRSWSISLPSNNCTKKVSPLSKKLQDSLKALNLHSLYRARWTIEHTICNSQTLEDIWTKLNHIIRHNELPSCNATIQRHLGQIWVFCDIMYCEYVGSLLKGRLALTGKINLFVHKYGVIFSM; via the coding sequence ATGACTACAGAAGTAATATTACATTATCGACCATATGAGAGTGATCCCACACAACTGCCAAAAATTGCAGAAAAAGCAATTCAAGACTTTCCTACTCGTCCGCTATCAAGATTTATACCTTGGTTTCCATATGATGGGTCCAAGCTTCCACTCAGACCTAAAAGATCACCACCTGTGATTTCTGGAGAGGCAGCTGAAGATGTGAAACAGTACTTAACCATTTCAGAACATGATGCTAAGTCACATAGTTATGATTGCACAGTAGATCTATTGGAGTTTCAACCTTGCTTGAAAAAGCAGCATTTAACCTGGTCACACACACTGAAGGAACAGACTAATTCTGGAAATCTTGGTAAACAATCAGAAAAGGGAAAACAGCACAAGAGGAGATCTTGGAGTATTTCCCTTCCCAGCAATAATTGTACTAAAAAGGTTTCTCCTTTGTCTAAAAAATTGCAAGATAGTTTAAAGGCACTAAATTTACACTCACTTTATAGAGCAAGATGGACAATAGAACACACTATTTGTAACAGCCAAACTCTGGAAGACATTTGGACAAAACTCAATCACATTATTAGGCACAATGAACTTCCATCTTGTAATGCTACAATTCAGAGGCATTTAGGCCAAATATGGGTGTTCTGTGATATTATGTATTGTGAATATGTGGGAAGTCTTCTTAAAGGAAGATTAGCTCTTACtggaaaaattaatttatttgtgcATAAATATGGTGTTATCTTTAGTATGTAA